ATTCGCCTGTTTTATATATCTCTTTTAAATGATAAGTAATCGTATGGCTTTCAACTCCAAATAGTTGTCCCATCGTTTTTTGCGTCAGCCAAACAGTCTCATCCTGAATAAACACATCAACCTTAACGTTTCCGTTTTCGTCTGTGTATAGGATAAAATTTTGCTGTTTTAATTCATCGTTCATTTTGTTTAACACCTTCTATTTGCGAATGACGATTTTCGATTTTATCCCCTTTCCAGTTTTGCGGATTATTTTTTATATATTCAGATATTCTAATATACGATTCATCATTTCGAATTATATGTTCATAATAATTTCGTTGCCATAATTTTCCATTGTATGGTTTCCAATTTTTTTGTTTAACGCCATCGGTATATCGTTTGGTTGTTAATGATTTAAAACGTTGCACAATATCGGGAATGCTCATCAATACACCGTCGGGGCAGGTCCCCGTGCCTGCCCTATCAATATTATTTGGGTAATCATTTTTATTAAAAATAATTTGCGGATTATCATTATTATCCAAAT
This Leptospiraceae bacterium DNA region includes the following protein-coding sequences:
- a CDS encoding transposase, with the protein product MTYNPAIHHRRSIRLKGYDYTQAGFYFITMCTQDRECLFGKIIDRKMILSDAGLMVETVWNEIPQYYIDFDIHAFIVMPDHIHGIIEKKSMQYPDVGAIPRDCPNSDPRDCPNDSPNDLDNNDNPQIIFNKNDYPNNIDRAGTGTCPDGVLMSIPDIVQRFKSLTTKRYTDGVKQKNWKPYNGKLWQRNYYEHIIRNDESYIRISEYIKNNPQNWKGDKIENRHSQIEGVKQNER